The following coding sequences lie in one Erwinia amylovora genomic window:
- a CDS encoding YbaB/EbfC family nucleoid-associated protein: protein MFGKAGLGNLMKQAQQMQDKMAQVQEEIAAMEVTGESGAGLVKVTINGSHSCRRVEVDPSLLEDDKDMLEDLVAAAFNDAARRIAEAQKEKMATVSNGMSLPPGFKMPF from the coding sequence ATGTTTGGTAAAGCCGGATTGGGTAACCTGATGAAACAGGCCCAGCAGATGCAGGATAAAATGGCGCAGGTGCAGGAAGAGATCGCCGCGATGGAAGTCACCGGCGAGTCCGGGGCCGGTTTGGTGAAGGTCACGATTAACGGCTCCCACAGCTGTCGCCGGGTTGAGGTCGATCCTAGCCTGCTGGAAGACGACAAAGATATGCTGGAAGATTTAGTGGCGGCGGCCTTTAATGATGCGGCCCGCCGTATTGCTGAAGCACAGAAAGAAAAAATGGCAACGGTATCAAACGGTATGTCTCTGCCACCTGGTTTCAAGATGCCGTTCTGA